The following coding sequences lie in one uncultured Mailhella sp. genomic window:
- a CDS encoding FAD-binding protein, protein MNIIDRPALAPLTTLGIGGRALAEIRLDAPEDCLRLPEALAAVGGFVRVLGGGSNLLVHDGDLPFTVLRPLFGAKGPDGRPAEPEILGEEDGPDGRRVLIRAGSGMRVPHLLAWCAARDLAGLEGLVGVPGRLGGAVAMNAGAYGCSTAPLMRSLDVFTPEKGLHTLSPEGWKAAYRHFSLVEPCAWYMSVSVTLSLRRAEPGSVRAVMKENFLRKKSGQPVHEHTAGCVFQNPEGQSAGRLLDAAGMKGRRRGAMFFSPMHANFLAHDMKCGVPGLCEDALFLIREAQRAVRAIFGVELVMEVKEWSSCPC, encoded by the coding sequence GTGAACATCATAGACAGACCTGCCCTCGCTCCGCTCACCACTCTGGGCATAGGCGGCCGCGCCCTTGCGGAAATACGCCTCGACGCCCCGGAAGACTGCCTGCGCCTGCCTGAGGCGCTTGCCGCCGTCGGGGGCTTTGTGCGCGTGCTCGGCGGCGGGAGCAATCTGCTTGTTCACGACGGCGATCTGCCGTTTACGGTGCTGCGTCCGCTCTTCGGAGCCAAGGGGCCCGACGGGCGGCCCGCCGAACCTGAAATTCTCGGCGAAGAGGACGGCCCGGACGGCAGACGCGTGCTCATCCGCGCGGGCTCCGGCATGCGGGTTCCGCATCTTCTCGCCTGGTGCGCGGCGCGCGATCTTGCGGGACTCGAAGGCCTGGTGGGCGTGCCCGGCCGCCTCGGCGGAGCCGTGGCCATGAACGCCGGAGCCTACGGGTGCAGCACCGCGCCGCTCATGCGCTCGCTCGACGTGTTCACCCCGGAAAAGGGCCTGCACACGCTCTCCCCCGAAGGCTGGAAGGCCGCCTACCGGCACTTTTCCCTTGTGGAACCCTGCGCGTGGTACATGAGCGTGTCCGTCACGCTTTCCCTGCGCAGGGCGGAGCCCGGCAGCGTGCGCGCCGTCATGAAGGAAAACTTTCTGCGCAAGAAAAGCGGTCAGCCCGTACATGAACACACGGCGGGCTGCGTGTTCCAGAACCCCGAAGGACAGTCCGCCGGACGCCTGCTCGACGCGGCGGGCATGAAGGGCAGAAGGCGCGGAGCCATGTTCTTTTCGCCCATGCACGCCAACTTCCTCGCCCACGACATGAAGTGCGGCGTGCCTGGCCTCTGCGAGGACGCGCTTTTTCTCATCCGCGAGGCGCAGCGCGCCGTGCGCGCAATATTCGGCGTGGAACTCGTCATGGAAGTCAAGGAGTGGTCGTCATGTCCCTGCTGA
- a CDS encoding FtsQ-type POTRA domain-containing protein: MSLLNGNHSRRNSYSQRRKSVSEAPSRAKKSGGNRRRSAAPAKKSSRRSKLRLPAVHVSSRGVLLALRVVLALALVGLFFFGAGLGLVKAYNFCTTSDYFAVTSIRVTGNSQVKTEDILNACGLRKGENSLLVNVHKAEQKLVDNPWIENVSIRRELPGSFTITVKERVPLFCARKDNTLYYINAAGEIIAPVSADNFRSLPVLEIGPGGDEALPMVAEFVEEFRHAGFPFDISQISWIRLSAGGGFELYWETRRLRLSIGVENWKDNLRRIASVVTDIEKRKETVMVTSIRAADGQVWMTKAEDQE, encoded by the coding sequence ATGTCCCTGCTGAACGGCAATCACTCCCGCCGCAATTCCTATTCGCAGCGCCGAAAAAGCGTGTCGGAAGCGCCTTCGCGCGCAAAGAAGTCCGGCGGCAACCGCCGCAGGAGCGCCGCGCCCGCAAAAAAATCATCGCGCCGGTCAAAGCTCCGTCTGCCCGCCGTGCATGTAAGCTCCCGCGGCGTGCTTCTCGCGCTTCGCGTCGTGCTCGCCCTCGCCCTGGTGGGACTCTTCTTTTTCGGCGCGGGCCTCGGCCTCGTCAAGGCCTACAACTTCTGCACCACCAGCGACTATTTCGCCGTCACAAGCATACGCGTCACCGGCAACTCGCAGGTGAAGACCGAAGACATTCTCAACGCCTGCGGCCTGCGCAAGGGCGAAAACAGCCTTCTTGTGAACGTTCACAAGGCCGAACAGAAGCTCGTGGACAATCCGTGGATCGAAAACGTATCCATCCGGCGCGAGCTGCCGGGCTCGTTCACCATCACGGTGAAGGAGCGCGTGCCGCTGTTCTGCGCCCGCAAGGACAACACCCTCTATTACATCAACGCCGCCGGCGAGATCATCGCGCCCGTGTCTGCGGACAATTTCCGCTCCCTGCCGGTGCTGGAAATAGGCCCCGGCGGCGACGAAGCCCTGCCCATGGTGGCCGAGTTCGTGGAAGAGTTTCGGCACGCGGGTTTTCCCTTTGACATATCCCAGATTTCATGGATACGATTGAGCGCGGGCGGAGGCTTTGAACTGTACTGGGAAACGCGAAGGCTCCGCCTGAGTATCGGCGTCGAGAACTGGAAGGACAATCTCAGACGCATCGCTTCGGTGGTTACGGACATTGAAAAAAGGAAGGAAACAGTCATGGTCACCAGCATCCGCGCAGCCGACGGGCAGGTGTGGATGACAAAGGCCGAAGACCAGGAATAG
- the ftsA gene encoding cell division protein FtsA has translation MPKSELIVGLDIGTTKICAVVGEPSENGIDIIGIGTSPSNGLRKGVVVNIDQTVQSIRKAVEEAELMAGCEIKSVYAGIAGSHIKGVNSHGVIAIKGGGEVTQHDVDRVLDAAKAVAIPMDREVIHILPQGYIVDEQRGIANPIGMSGVRLEANVHIVTGAVTSAQNIIRSCNRSDLDVSDIVLESLASSKSVLTEEEREIGVAIVDIGGGTSDIAIFTNNAIKHTGAVALGGNNLTSDIAFGLRTSISAADKIKIKYGCALTDMVRPDETIEVPGVGGRPSRTVERRVLAEICEPRMEEILALVYQELEHSGLKRQLGAGVVLTGGAALIPGCAELAEEIFQLPTRLGYPRNVGGLKDVINNPKFATAVGLLFYGAEKENEDAPVRFASAPSSAAESSLFHGVWERMKRWFGDIR, from the coding sequence ATGCCAAAATCCGAACTCATCGTCGGCCTTGACATAGGCACGACAAAAATCTGCGCCGTTGTCGGCGAACCCTCCGAAAACGGAATAGATATCATCGGGATAGGCACAAGTCCCTCCAACGGCCTGCGCAAGGGCGTGGTGGTCAACATCGATCAGACGGTACAGTCCATCCGCAAGGCCGTGGAGGAGGCCGAACTCATGGCCGGATGCGAAATCAAGTCGGTGTACGCGGGCATCGCGGGCAGCCACATCAAGGGCGTGAACAGTCACGGCGTCATCGCCATCAAGGGCGGCGGCGAAGTCACCCAGCATGATGTCGATCGCGTGCTCGACGCCGCCAAGGCCGTGGCCATCCCCATGGATCGCGAAGTCATCCACATTCTGCCCCAGGGCTACATCGTGGACGAACAGCGCGGCATCGCCAATCCCATCGGCATGTCCGGCGTGCGTCTCGAAGCCAACGTGCATATCGTCACCGGCGCGGTCACGTCCGCGCAGAACATCATCCGCTCCTGCAACAGAAGCGATCTTGACGTCTCCGACATCGTGCTCGAATCCCTGGCGTCCTCGAAGTCGGTGCTCACCGAGGAAGAACGCGAAATCGGCGTCGCCATCGTGGACATCGGCGGCGGCACCAGCGACATCGCCATCTTCACCAACAACGCCATCAAGCACACCGGCGCCGTGGCGCTCGGCGGCAACAATCTCACCAGCGACATCGCTTTCGGCCTGCGCACTTCCATTTCCGCGGCCGACAAGATAAAAATCAAATACGGCTGCGCCCTCACCGACATGGTCCGTCCCGACGAGACCATCGAAGTGCCGGGCGTGGGAGGGCGGCCTTCCCGCACGGTGGAACGCCGCGTCCTTGCGGAAATCTGCGAACCGCGCATGGAGGAAATCCTTGCGCTTGTGTATCAGGAGCTGGAACATTCCGGGCTCAAGCGGCAGCTTGGCGCGGGCGTCGTTCTCACGGGCGGCGCGGCACTCATTCCCGGCTGTGCGGAACTTGCGGAAGAAATCTTCCAGCTCCCCACCCGGCTGGGGTATCCCCGCAACGTGGGCGGCCTGAAAGACGTCATCAACAACCCCAAGTTCGCCACGGCCGTAGGCCTGCTTTTCTATGGGGCGGAAAAGGAAAATGAAGACGCTCCCGTGCGTTTTGCGAGCGCCCCCTCTTCCGCTGCCGAATCCAGCCTGTTCCACGGGGTGTGGGAACGCATGAAGCGCTGGTTCGGAGATATTCGTTAA
- the ftsZ gene encoding cell division protein FtsZ: MDDMVPDTEQAAKIKVIGVGGGGGNAVQNMINSRLEGVSFICANTDMQALSRSLAEEHIQLGKELTRGLGAGAKPEVGQAAAEESVEDIRKVIDGADMVFVTAGMGGGTGTGAAPVIAKVAKEKGVLTVGVVTKPFRFEGEKRMKAALKGIEELKQHVDSLVIIPNDRLLAIAPKNAKVTEMLKKADDVLYDAVRGVTDLITKPGLINADFADVRTVMSRQGMALMGEGRASGDNRALDAAKRAITSPLLEDLSITGCKAMLVNITANEDIGMDEFSSAASYIEEAARGANGEDPEIVVAMSLDESCGEEIRITVIATGIEPEAEKPNKTGTGTVVTMNGGHDQNVPPVVQGYPTRPRHTRDPHDILARPKLYSEYPQDDTDIPAYLRFQEKAKQYQEPAEDFTIEEDDSPAYLRKQNH; this comes from the coding sequence ATGGACGATATGGTTCCCGATACAGAACAGGCCGCAAAGATCAAGGTCATAGGCGTGGGCGGCGGCGGCGGAAACGCCGTGCAGAACATGATCAACTCCCGCCTCGAAGGCGTCTCCTTCATCTGCGCCAACACCGATATGCAGGCCCTCTCCCGTTCCCTCGCCGAAGAGCACATCCAGCTCGGCAAGGAACTCACGAGGGGTCTCGGCGCCGGCGCAAAGCCCGAAGTCGGACAGGCCGCCGCCGAAGAAAGCGTGGAAGACATCCGCAAGGTCATCGACGGCGCCGACATGGTGTTCGTCACCGCGGGCATGGGCGGCGGCACCGGCACCGGCGCGGCTCCCGTCATCGCCAAGGTGGCCAAGGAAAAAGGCGTGCTCACCGTGGGCGTGGTCACCAAGCCCTTCCGCTTTGAAGGCGAAAAGCGCATGAAAGCCGCCCTCAAGGGCATTGAAGAGCTCAAGCAGCACGTGGACAGCCTGGTCATCATTCCCAACGACCGCCTGCTCGCCATTGCGCCCAAGAACGCCAAAGTCACCGAAATGCTCAAAAAGGCCGACGACGTGCTCTACGACGCCGTGCGCGGCGTGACCGACCTCATCACCAAGCCCGGTCTCATCAACGCCGACTTCGCCGACGTGCGCACCGTCATGAGCCGACAGGGCATGGCCCTCATGGGCGAAGGCCGCGCCTCGGGCGACAACCGCGCCCTCGACGCCGCCAAACGCGCCATCACCAGCCCCCTGCTCGAAGACCTCTCCATTACGGGATGCAAGGCCATGCTGGTCAACATCACCGCCAATGAGGACATCGGCATGGACGAATTCAGCTCCGCCGCGTCCTACATCGAAGAGGCCGCCCGGGGAGCCAACGGCGAAGATCCCGAAATCGTGGTCGCCATGTCGCTGGATGAAAGCTGCGGCGAAGAAATCCGCATCACCGTCATCGCCACCGGCATCGAACCCGAAGCCGAAAAGCCCAACAAGACCGGCACCGGCACCGTGGTCACCATGAACGGCGGCCACGACCAGAACGTGCCTCCCGTGGTCCAGGGCTACCCCACCCGCCCGCGCCATACCCGCGATCCGCACGACATCCTCGCCAGACCCAAACTCTACAGCGAATATCCGCAGGACGATACCGATATCCCCGCCTACCTGCGCTTCCAGGAAAAGGCAAAGCAGTACCAGGAACCGGCCGAAGACTTCACCATAGAAGAAGACGACAGCCCCGCCTACCTGCGCAAACAAAATCACTAA
- a CDS encoding rhodanese-like domain-containing protein, which yields MKLARFGVTLLLAVTLFVSPCFAADLPQSGSLTPAQTTELVNDLGDDLVVLDVRTEAEFHDGHVKGAINIPVEELVSRIQEVPEGKPMLIICRSGHRASIAFKILREQGRSTDQVWYLTGYTDYSSGAPRFYR from the coding sequence ATGAAACTTGCCCGCTTCGGCGTAACTCTTCTTCTCGCCGTCACGCTTTTCGTCTCCCCCTGCTTTGCCGCCGATCTTCCCCAGTCCGGCAGCCTCACCCCGGCCCAGACCACGGAACTCGTGAATGACCTCGGCGACGACCTTGTGGTTCTCGACGTGAGAACTGAGGCGGAATTCCACGACGGCCACGTCAAAGGAGCCATCAACATTCCCGTGGAAGAGCTCGTCTCCCGCATTCAGGAAGTGCCGGAAGGCAAACCCATGCTCATCATCTGCCGTTCCGGCCACCGCGCCTCCATTGCCTTCAAGATTCTGCGCGAACAGGGCCGTTCCACCGATCAGGTGTGGTATCTCACCGGCTATACCGACTACAGCTCCGGCGCGCCGCGCTTCTACAGATAA
- a CDS encoding proton-conducting transporter membrane subunit yields METFLLALLLMAAGALLTGAIALRPVSAGTNRTANFIGPACAAAACMLGAYGLFSGGWSSAESFMLPWGLPFGAFAFGLDPLSRLFLLPVFALGFTCALSGCISLRHSDPAEHNLGAHWLFYLLLLLGMTCVMTARDALFFMLSWEIMSLSPFFLIDFNDRDSQVQDASWVYLVAAHLGAVLLIAFFALLWQQSGSTLFAVMAAKAPAHVTALFLLALFGFGAKAGLAPLHVWLPEAHPAAPSHVSALLSGAMLNAGLYGIIRSFDFFGPAQSLPGWWGWLLMAVGILTALMGILKALGQSNLKRLLAYSSVENMGLMVMGAGIGLVGIHSGSAWAAALGFAGCLFHMLNHSAFKGLLFLCAGEVLHAAGTVNMTALGGVQQRMPMLGALFALGAASIACLPPFNGFAGEFVLSLSMLRSLELPGMEQKIAMLACLTGLMLTSGLAAAVYAKAYGMTFLGQPRSEAAAHLHAPENRLLLPLCLPAAACVLGGLFAPWAFSMIQPTLDFIPVMHAGLIQPAAGVIDATETLLGKISLFGGAALVLVLLLLLVRRALLARRGVRRGPVWGCGYQYGTPRIQYTPASFVEPAARIFGSVMGTTVSAQKPEGFFPAPVSLDADAPDVVRSRFYTPIFQWTERACNTLKILQNGRVNMYILYILVTLVALLIWGIA; encoded by the coding sequence ATGGAAACGTTTCTTCTGGCACTTCTGCTCATGGCGGCGGGGGCGCTGCTTACGGGCGCGATTGCGCTGCGTCCGGTGAGTGCAGGCACGAACAGGACCGCCAACTTCATTGGTCCGGCCTGTGCGGCTGCGGCCTGCATGCTCGGCGCATACGGTCTTTTTTCCGGCGGCTGGAGCAGCGCGGAGAGCTTCATGCTCCCCTGGGGGCTTCCGTTCGGCGCGTTTGCGTTCGGTCTGGACCCGCTCTCCCGTCTTTTTCTGCTGCCCGTGTTTGCGCTGGGCTTCACCTGTGCGCTTTCCGGGTGCATTTCGCTGCGGCACAGCGATCCGGCCGAGCACAATCTCGGCGCGCACTGGCTTTTCTATCTGCTTCTGCTGCTCGGCATGACCTGCGTGATGACCGCACGGGACGCGCTTTTCTTCATGCTCTCGTGGGAGATCATGTCGCTCTCTCCGTTCTTCCTCATCGACTTCAACGACCGCGACAGTCAGGTGCAGGACGCATCCTGGGTCTATCTGGTGGCCGCGCATCTCGGCGCGGTGCTGCTCATCGCCTTTTTCGCTCTGCTCTGGCAGCAGAGCGGCTCCACGCTGTTCGCCGTCATGGCCGCCAAGGCTCCCGCGCACGTCACTGCGCTGTTTCTGCTGGCGCTCTTCGGCTTCGGCGCAAAGGCCGGTCTCGCGCCTCTGCACGTCTGGCTTCCGGAAGCCCATCCCGCCGCGCCGAGTCACGTTTCCGCCCTGCTCTCCGGCGCCATGCTCAACGCCGGTCTTTACGGCATCATCCGCTCCTTCGACTTCTTCGGCCCGGCGCAGTCCCTGCCCGGCTGGTGGGGCTGGCTGCTCATGGCCGTGGGCATTCTCACCGCTCTCATGGGCATTCTGAAAGCCCTCGGGCAGAGCAATCTCAAGCGTCTGCTCGCCTACTCCAGCGTGGAAAACATGGGCCTCATGGTCATGGGAGCAGGCATCGGGCTTGTGGGCATACACAGCGGCAGCGCCTGGGCCGCCGCTCTCGGCTTTGCCGGATGTCTCTTCCACATGCTCAACCACTCCGCCTTCAAGGGCCTGCTTTTCCTGTGCGCGGGCGAAGTGCTGCACGCCGCAGGCACCGTCAACATGACCGCCCTCGGCGGCGTGCAGCAGCGAATGCCCATGCTGGGCGCTCTCTTCGCCCTCGGCGCGGCTTCCATTGCCTGCCTGCCTCCCTTCAACGGCTTTGCCGGTGAATTCGTCCTCTCCCTCTCCATGCTCCGCTCCCTTGAACTCCCCGGGATGGAACAGAAAATCGCCATGCTCGCCTGTCTCACCGGTCTCATGCTCACCAGCGGCCTTGCCGCCGCCGTGTACGCCAAGGCCTACGGCATGACCTTCCTCGGTCAGCCCCGCTCCGAAGCGGCCGCACACCTGCACGCGCCGGAAAATCGTCTGCTCCTGCCCCTCTGCCTTCCCGCGGCCGCCTGCGTTCTCGGCGGACTGTTCGCTCCCTGGGCCTTCAGCATGATTCAGCCCACGCTGGACTTCATTCCCGTCATGCACGCGGGCCTCATTCAGCCCGCGGCAGGCGTCATCGACGCCACGGAAACGCTGCTCGGCAAGATCTCTCTGTTCGGCGGCGCGGCCCTTGTGCTCGTGCTCCTTCTGCTTCTCGTGCGCCGGGCGCTGCTCGCAAGGCGCGGCGTCAGACGCGGCCCGGTGTGGGGATGCGGCTACCAGTATGGCACGCCCCGCATTCAGTACACCCCCGCCTCCTTCGTGGAGCCCGCCGCCCGCATCTTCGGCTCCGTCATGGGCACCACCGTGTCCGCGCAAAAGCCCGAAGGCTTCTTCCCCGCGCCCGTCTCCCTCGACGCGGACGCCCCGGACGTGGTGCGCAGCCGCTTCTACACGCCCATTTTCCAGTGGACCGAACGCGCCTGCAACACCCTCAAAATTCTCCAGAACGGCCGGGTCAACATGTATATTCTCTACATCCTCGTCACGCTGGTGGCGCTTCTCATCTGGGGGATAGCATAA
- a CDS encoding NADH-quinone oxidoreductase subunit H translates to MNLWLYLAELTLALVLAPLALGIVNRVKAKFAGRRGKPLLQLYYDLAKLIRKGEVLGNGTTWVFIAGPAVALASSAAALALIPLGGVSSPFAFQGDFILCAYLLGMGRFATILAALDTGSPFEGMGASREALFGALAEPVLFLALLAVVTAAESLGVQKELSLSTLFNGFAPQAWLSGRPELVMLVFVMGVLLLVENCRIPVDDPTTHLELTMIHEVMVLDHSGPNLAFVLYGSAIKLCLFSSLLTGLVLPVMPVWAHTLCSLLGLFLAACAVGVIESVMARLRMHVVPALIGLAGSVAAFVLILTLVR, encoded by the coding sequence ATGAACCTCTGGCTCTATCTCGCCGAGCTTACCCTCGCGCTTGTTCTTGCGCCGCTCGCCCTCGGCATCGTCAACCGCGTGAAGGCCAAGTTTGCCGGAAGACGCGGCAAGCCCCTGCTCCAGCTCTACTACGACCTCGCCAAGCTCATCCGCAAAGGCGAAGTGCTCGGCAACGGCACTACCTGGGTATTCATTGCAGGCCCCGCCGTGGCCCTGGCTTCCTCCGCAGCCGCGCTTGCCCTGATCCCCCTCGGCGGCGTATCCTCTCCCTTCGCCTTCCAGGGCGACTTCATCCTCTGCGCCTATTTGCTCGGCATGGGCCGCTTTGCCACCATTCTCGCCGCCCTCGACACGGGGTCTCCCTTCGAGGGCATGGGAGCAAGCCGCGAAGCCCTGTTCGGCGCACTCGCCGAACCCGTGCTCTTTCTTGCGCTGCTCGCCGTAGTCACCGCCGCGGAGAGCCTCGGCGTGCAGAAGGAACTCTCCCTCTCCACTCTCTTCAACGGATTCGCCCCGCAGGCCTGGCTCAGCGGCCGACCGGAACTTGTCATGCTCGTATTCGTCATGGGCGTGCTCCTGCTCGTGGAAAACTGCCGCATTCCCGTGGACGATCCCACCACGCACCTTGAGCTCACCATGATTCACGAAGTCATGGTGCTCGATCACTCCGGACCCAACCTCGCCTTCGTGCTTTACGGTTCCGCCATCAAGCTGTGCCTGTTCTCCTCTCTGCTCACGGGACTCGTCCTTCCGGTCATGCCCGTCTGGGCGCACACGCTCTGCTCCCTGCTCGGACTCTTCCTTGCCGCGTGCGCCGTGGGCGTCATCGAATCCGTCATGGCGCGCCTGCGCATGCATGTCGTACCCGCGCTCATCGGTCTCGCCGGCTCCGTCGCCGCCTTCGTTCTCATTCTGACCCTGGTTCGGTAG
- a CDS encoding hydrogenase-4 component E: MSSLFQFVILLLLITDLIMLWSGRILMLIRLSAVQGVLLAALLLLPVNGGLDAEHVFLAAAVFALKGVGFPVFLRHVCHKLGIEPMVRPRLGRMYPMAAGLAGLAFSLWLEGRIPAVVDLFPPLLFPVALTTLFCGLILVVGCAKALAQVTGYLVVENGIFILGIPLMTEGSVWFELSILLDVFAAVFVMAIAINHISSAFDSIDVARFRNLRD; the protein is encoded by the coding sequence ATGTCCTCGCTCTTCCAGTTCGTCATTCTGCTGCTGCTCATCACCGACCTCATCATGCTCTGGTCGGGACGCATTCTCATGCTCATACGCCTCTCCGCCGTGCAGGGCGTACTGCTCGCCGCGCTGCTGCTCCTGCCCGTGAACGGAGGCCTCGACGCCGAACACGTTTTCCTTGCCGCGGCGGTGTTCGCCCTCAAGGGTGTGGGCTTCCCCGTCTTTCTCCGGCACGTCTGCCACAAGCTCGGCATCGAACCCATGGTGCGCCCCAGACTCGGCCGCATGTATCCCATGGCCGCCGGACTCGCCGGACTCGCCTTCTCCCTCTGGCTCGAAGGGCGCATTCCGGCCGTGGTCGATCTCTTTCCGCCGCTGCTCTTTCCCGTGGCTCTCACCACGCTTTTCTGCGGCCTCATCCTCGTGGTGGGCTGCGCCAAGGCCCTCGCTCAGGTCACGGGCTACCTCGTGGTGGAAAACGGCATCTTCATTCTCGGCATTCCCCTCATGACCGAAGGTTCGGTCTGGTTTGAACTCAGCATCCTGCTCGACGTCTTCGCCGCCGTGTTCGTCATGGCCATCGCCATCAACCACATCAGCAGCGCCTTCGATTCCATCGACGTGGCGCGCTTCCGCAACCTGAGAGACTGA
- a CDS encoding proton-conducting transporter membrane subunit — translation MLALLLLVPLLAGLLMLIPGSWPRRGLLAVTAVAHLALASLTLRDLLGGRHPSALFGLLQPDMLGTVFLMLAAVLFTAASFYAVGYLRDEDKKHVKRDIQKGQLFTNAPETRFLSCLCFFVAAMTLVTTTANLGALWVGIELTTLASAPLIYFHRHQSSMEATWKYLMICSVGIALALLGNILMSVAFHNPAASAVEGMDQLSAFMASARGIEGTDRVLWLKAAFIFLLVGYGTKMGLAPLHTWLPDAHSQAPSMVSGLLSGALLNCALLGILRGHQIMQAAGLGEFSGKLLVFFGLLSMITAAVFIVGQGHYKRLLAYSSVEHMGILALAFGVGGSALFGGMLHAVCHSLTKCMLFLVAGNILTRYHSLSSYDVRGLRQDMPLSGALWTAGFLAIVGSPPFGLFVSEFIILKGLFAHAGLAVALVYLAALAVIFIGMSIPVLRMAQGTPPHDVPRDYHESLFSVLPPAALCLVALGLGLAVPDWLVETLNRAAALLGA, via the coding sequence ATCCTCGCCCTGCTTCTTCTCGTTCCGCTTCTGGCCGGACTTCTCATGCTCATTCCCGGGTCGTGGCCCCGCCGCGGTCTGCTCGCGGTCACCGCCGTCGCGCATCTGGCCCTCGCCTCGCTCACATTGCGCGACCTGCTTGGCGGCAGGCATCCCTCGGCCCTCTTCGGCCTGCTTCAGCCCGACATGCTCGGCACGGTCTTTCTCATGCTCGCCGCCGTGCTCTTCACTGCGGCATCCTTCTATGCCGTGGGCTACCTGCGCGACGAAGACAAAAAACACGTCAAGCGCGACATCCAGAAAGGCCAGCTCTTCACCAACGCCCCGGAAACGCGCTTTCTCTCCTGCCTGTGCTTCTTCGTGGCCGCCATGACGCTCGTCACCACCACCGCCAATCTCGGCGCGCTCTGGGTCGGCATCGAACTCACCACCCTCGCCAGCGCGCCGCTCATCTATTTTCACCGGCATCAGAGCTCCATGGAAGCCACCTGGAAATATCTCATGATCTGCTCGGTGGGCATCGCCCTTGCGCTGCTCGGCAACATTCTCATGAGCGTGGCCTTCCACAATCCCGCCGCGTCCGCCGTCGAAGGCATGGATCAGCTTTCCGCCTTCATGGCGAGCGCCCGCGGCATCGAGGGCACGGATCGCGTGCTCTGGCTCAAGGCCGCCTTCATCTTTCTGCTTGTGGGCTACGGCACCAAAATGGGCCTCGCGCCCCTGCACACCTGGCTGCCGGACGCCCACAGTCAGGCGCCCTCCATGGTGTCGGGCCTGCTTTCCGGCGCGCTGCTCAACTGCGCCCTGCTCGGCATTCTGCGCGGGCATCAGATCATGCAGGCCGCGGGCCTCGGCGAGTTCAGCGGCAAGCTGCTTGTGTTCTTCGGCCTGCTCTCCATGATCACCGCCGCGGTGTTCATCGTGGGTCAGGGCCACTACAAGCGCCTGCTCGCCTACTCCAGCGTGGAACACATGGGCATTCTCGCCCTGGCCTTCGGCGTGGGCGGCAGCGCCCTGTTCGGCGGCATGCTCCACGCCGTGTGTCACTCCCTCACCAAGTGCATGCTCTTTCTCGTGGCGGGCAACATTCTTACCCGCTACCATTCCCTGTCGAGCTACGACGTGCGCGGCCTCAGACAGGACATGCCTCTCTCGGGCGCGCTCTGGACGGCAGGTTTCCTTGCCATCGTGGGTTCGCCGCCCTTCGGCCTGTTCGTCAGCGAATTCATCATTCTGAAGGGTCTCTTCGCCCATGCCGGGCTCGCCGTGGCCCTCGTGTATCTCGCCGCGCTCGCCGTCATTTTCATCGGCATGTCCATTCCCGTGCTGCGCATGGCACAGGGCACGCCCCCGCACGACGTGCCCAGGGACTACCACGAATCCCTGTTCAGCGTGCTGCCGCCCGCCGCGCTGTGCCTCGTGGCCCTCGGACTCGGCCTCGCCGTGCCCGACTGGCTTGTGGAAACGCTCAACCGCGCCGCCGCGCTTCTGGGGGCCTGA